From the genome of Candidatus Promineifilum breve, one region includes:
- a CDS encoding transposase, translating into MNILALLQPLRPIVSQTTMRQMSVLMGAMLAMTGRVTMLGMARWTDKGGSYRSVQRFFQTTIPWTQVMWAFFRDHLHQAGDEYLLVGDECVVSKSGKETHGLGRFYAPLWGRPVSSVALFALSLVNPRERRSYPVMSEQVPSQEGVNREVKPRTRRKKAAAQSSAGRPGRPPGRRNSIKTEVTLTPELTRIQTMVKQFLAVVDQRLKLTYLVLDGHFGNNNALQMVRQCGLHLVSKLRHDAALYFPYQGDNKRCKYGAKVAYDNLPASCWQQTIIDDGVHTDIYQATLRHKAFAQPLNVVILLKTRPTTGAQARVLLFTSDLALNWSQVLEYYQLRFQIEFNFRDAKQYWGLEDFMNVKKTPVTNAINLSFLMVNVSQVLLQDLRREDPAVNVLDLKAHYRGHKYVAEVLKLLPQKPDPVFTEAIFDRISRLGRIHPPQPALCPS; encoded by the coding sequence ATGAATATTCTAGCACTATTACAACCATTGCGTCCTATTGTTAGCCAAACGACCATGCGGCAGATGAGCGTACTCATGGGGGCGATGTTAGCCATGACTGGACGAGTAACGATGTTGGGCATGGCGCGCTGGACGGATAAAGGGGGCAGCTATCGGAGCGTACAACGTTTTTTCCAGACCACCATTCCCTGGACACAAGTCATGTGGGCCTTCTTCCGTGACCATCTGCACCAGGCCGGGGACGAGTACCTGTTAGTGGGGGATGAATGTGTCGTCAGCAAATCGGGCAAGGAGACGCACGGCTTGGGACGCTTCTATGCGCCGTTATGGGGCCGGCCAGTGTCCAGCGTGGCCCTGTTTGCCTTGTCGTTGGTCAACCCGCGGGAACGGCGGTCGTATCCGGTGATGAGCGAACAAGTGCCCAGCCAGGAAGGGGTAAACAGAGAGGTCAAGCCGCGGACGCGGCGCAAGAAAGCCGCCGCCCAAAGTAGCGCGGGCCGCCCCGGCCGCCCGCCGGGGCGTCGCAACAGCATCAAAACCGAGGTGACCTTAACGCCCGAACTGACCCGCATCCAAACGATGGTCAAGCAGTTTTTGGCGGTGGTTGACCAACGACTCAAATTGACCTATCTGGTCTTGGACGGCCACTTCGGCAACAACAATGCCCTGCAAATGGTTCGGCAGTGCGGGCTGCACCTGGTTTCCAAATTGCGTCACGATGCCGCCCTGTATTTCCCCTACCAGGGGGACAACAAACGTTGTAAGTACGGCGCTAAGGTCGCCTATGACAACCTCCCGGCCAGCTGCTGGCAGCAGACGATCATCGACGACGGCGTCCACACCGACATCTATCAGGCTACCCTGCGCCACAAGGCGTTCGCCCAGCCGCTCAATGTGGTCATCCTGCTCAAAACAAGGCCGACCACCGGCGCGCAGGCCCGTGTGTTGTTGTTCACCAGCGACCTGGCCCTGAACTGGTCGCAGGTGCTAGAGTATTATCAACTGCGTTTTCAAATCGAGTTCAATTTCCGCGACGCCAAACAATACTGGGGTTTAGAGGACTTTATGAACGTCAAAAAGACCCCGGTGACCAATGCCATCAATCTGTCCTTCCTGATGGTCAACGTTTCTCAGGTGTTGTTACAGGACCTGCGGCGTGAAGACCCAGCGGTCAACGTGCTGGATTTGAAAGCTCATTATCGCGGCCATAAATACGTGGCCGAAGTGCTAAAATTGCTTCCGCAAAAACCAGACCCGGTTTTTACGGAAGCAATTTTCGACCGGATTTCCAGGTTGGGCAGGATTCATCCCCCTCAACCTGCCCTTTGCCCTTCGTGA
- a CDS encoding pilus assembly protein CpaE, whose amino-acid sequence MIPLSLAQQLKSAGLIWRTNNYDFFAIPERGLDDRVFVLADMMAYTELVQGWPVVAFHGTAEWALDYILTSEVVWVPTEEQLRLALLEQLRAAGDEAEFSLEAGAEGYRLIIPGHGEPLFIAAPTAGEAYGQALLHLLRQP is encoded by the coding sequence ATGATCCCCCTTTCTTTGGCCCAACAACTCAAATCCGCCGGTCTAATATGGCGCACCAACAACTACGACTTCTTCGCCATCCCCGAGCGCGGCCTCGACGACCGCGTGTTCGTGCTGGCCGACATGATGGCCTATACCGAACTGGTGCAGGGCTGGCCGGTGGTGGCTTTCCACGGCACGGCCGAGTGGGCGCTCGACTACATCCTGACCAGCGAGGTGGTCTGGGTGCCAACCGAGGAGCAACTGCGCCTGGCGCTGCTGGAACAGTTGCGCGCCGCCGGCGACGAGGCCGAGTTTTCGCTGGAAGCCGGGGCCGAGGGCTACCGGCTCATCATCCCCGGGCACGGCGAACCGCTGTTCATCGCCGCGCCGACGGCCGGCGAAGCCTATGGCCAAGCGCTGCTCCACCTGTTGCGCCAACCGTGA
- a CDS encoding polyprenyl synthetase family protein, protein MDLTLTQDGLRAIETLLHDSIDSEVELLNDASRHILSSGGKHLRPHVALLAYLAAGGDDLHEAVSMAAAIEMVHTATLVHDDINDHALLRRGRPSVHARWGRTFALLCGDYMFAKVYELMAPYGPTYNVIMARACTQLVEGETLQAVAAKAGAIDRETYKRIVALKTASLFEGAARMGALLGGGDERTVEALAVYAYNLGIAFQMVDDILDVVGDPAALGKPVGTDLAQGRGAFVAQNGKTILGLQPAADGAAVAEVDEEDPIARMMSKLRSSGAIEAARLQALEMIDRARLALDDVPPSPARDELLSLTNDVLNRDH, encoded by the coding sequence ATGGATTTAACTCTGACGCAAGACGGCCTGCGGGCCATCGAAACGCTCTTGCACGATTCGATTGACAGTGAAGTTGAGCTATTGAACGACGCCAGCCGCCACATCCTCTCGTCGGGCGGCAAGCATCTGCGGCCCCACGTGGCGCTGTTGGCCTATCTGGCCGCCGGCGGCGACGACCTCCACGAGGCGGTGTCGATGGCCGCGGCGATTGAGATGGTGCACACGGCTACCCTCGTCCACGACGACATCAACGACCACGCCCTGCTGCGCCGCGGCCGGCCGTCGGTCCATGCCCGCTGGGGGCGCACCTTTGCCCTGCTGTGCGGCGATTATATGTTCGCCAAGGTCTATGAGTTGATGGCCCCCTATGGCCCGACCTACAACGTCATCATGGCCCGCGCCTGCACCCAACTGGTGGAGGGCGAGACGCTGCAAGCCGTGGCGGCCAAGGCCGGGGCCATCGACCGCGAGACCTATAAGCGCATCGTGGCCCTGAAGACGGCCAGCCTGTTCGAGGGCGCGGCGCGGATGGGCGCGCTGTTGGGCGGCGGCGACGAGCGCACGGTCGAGGCGCTGGCCGTCTATGCCTACAATCTGGGCATCGCCTTCCAGATGGTCGATGACATTCTCGACGTGGTGGGCGACCCGGCGGCGCTGGGCAAGCCGGTGGGCACCGACCTGGCCCAGGGGCGCGGCGCGTTCGTGGCCCAGAACGGCAAGACGATCCTGGGGCTGCAACCGGCGGCCGACGGCGCGGCCGTGGCCGAGGTCGACGAAGAAGATCCCATCGCCCGCATGATGAGCAAACTGCGCTCCTCCGGGGCCATCGAGGCCGCCCGCCTCCAGGCGCTGGAGATGATCGACCGGGCCCGGCTGGCCCTCGACGACGTGCCCCCCTCCCCCGCCCGCGATGAGCTGTTGTCGCTGACCAATGATGTGTTGAATCGGGATCATTAG
- the mgtE gene encoding magnesium transporter, with product MLYTDLEDILGKVRASLEMEDVAGAVAAIEALRAPDQADLFHELEDEHQTALLPRLDPEDSADILEELEDEDAARIVATLTREEAVRIIDEMEPDEAADLIGELEPEHQEYVLAKLEDQAEVRPLLLHPEDTAGGVMTSEFLALGRRMSVADALAALRTWKPDAEDIHEVYAVDRFGRLVGMIGMRQLLMQQPELILNDVIDPETVFVSVAADQEEAARLMSRYDLASLPVIDTQGVLVGVITVDDVIDVLEEEATEDFQRFGGGEPLDRPYLESGVLTVVRKRVGWLLLLFITETLTGSVLRHFEEQMAAVVSLAFFIPLLIGTGGNAGSQTTSTIIRALAVEDLDKRGLLRPLLHELMVGVVLGTILAVVAYGRAILWGTGEAVALTVAVAIFAIVIWANVLGSVLPILASRLKIDPTVVSGPAMSTLVDATGLFIYFTVAGIILAI from the coding sequence ATGCTGTACACAGACCTGGAAGATATCCTGGGCAAGGTTCGCGCCTCGCTGGAGATGGAAGACGTCGCCGGCGCGGTGGCGGCCATTGAGGCCCTGCGCGCCCCCGACCAGGCCGACCTGTTCCACGAACTGGAAGACGAGCACCAGACGGCGCTGCTGCCCCGCCTCGACCCGGAGGACTCGGCCGACATCCTGGAAGAGTTGGAAGACGAAGACGCGGCCCGTATCGTCGCCACCCTGACCCGCGAGGAGGCAGTGCGCATCATCGACGAGATGGAGCCGGACGAGGCCGCCGACCTGATCGGCGAACTGGAGCCGGAGCATCAGGAGTACGTGCTGGCAAAACTGGAAGACCAGGCCGAGGTGCGGCCGCTCTTGCTCCACCCCGAGGACACCGCCGGCGGCGTGATGACCAGCGAGTTCCTGGCCCTGGGGCGGCGCATGAGCGTGGCCGACGCCCTGGCCGCGCTGCGCACCTGGAAGCCCGACGCCGAGGACATCCACGAGGTCTACGCCGTGGATCGCTTTGGCCGGCTGGTGGGCATGATCGGGATGCGCCAACTGCTCATGCAGCAGCCGGAACTCATCCTCAACGATGTCATCGACCCGGAGACGGTTTTCGTGTCCGTGGCCGCCGATCAGGAAGAGGCCGCCCGGCTCATGTCGCGCTATGACCTGGCCTCGCTGCCGGTTATCGACACTCAGGGCGTGCTGGTCGGCGTCATCACCGTCGATGACGTGATCGACGTGCTGGAAGAGGAAGCCACCGAGGACTTCCAGCGCTTCGGCGGCGGCGAGCCGCTGGATCGCCCCTACCTGGAGTCGGGCGTGCTGACCGTGGTGCGCAAGCGGGTCGGCTGGCTGTTGCTGCTGTTCATCACCGAGACGCTGACCGGCAGCGTGCTGCGCCATTTCGAGGAGCAGATGGCGGCCGTGGTCTCATTGGCCTTTTTCATTCCCCTGCTCATCGGCACGGGCGGCAACGCCGGCTCGCAGACAACCAGTACGATCATCCGCGCCCTGGCCGTGGAAGATCTGGACAAGCGCGGGCTGTTGCGGCCGTTGCTGCATGAATTGATGGTGGGGGTGGTGCTGGGCACTATCCTGGCCGTGGTGGCCTATGGCCGGGCCATCCTGTGGGGCACGGGCGAGGCGGTGGCCCTGACCGTGGCCGTGGCGATCTTCGCCATCGTCATCTGGGCCAACGTGCTCGGCTCGGTGCTGCCCATCCTGGCCTCGCGGCTGAAGATCGACCCGACAGTCGTCTCCGGCCCGGCCATGAGCACGCTGGTGGACGCGACGGGGTTGTTTATCTACTTCACCGTGGCCGGCATTATCCTGGCGATTTGA
- a CDS encoding ABC transporter permease subunit yields MRGFWTEFIHTLRRLRGQILGWGSGLALYGLAMGAMYDTVQNMTGLQEMLAGYPPELAAFFGDLANFNTPAGYFGTYYSSYMPLIIGIFAVAAAAGLLAGDEERGTLDLTLAYPVGRTALFWGRWLGFVVAAALVMFIGYLGWAVTLPLTGMEVTFAALLGAHLPILALLLLFGGLSLLLSMILPSARLAMTVAGGLLAANFLLVGLANLNEALRPIMDLTPFAFFQAGEALTDLNWGWIVGLTAVAFLLAAGAWLLFRRRDIRVGGERGWTWRRRESTDFTDFTD; encoded by the coding sequence ATGCGTGGCTTCTGGACTGAATTCATCCACACCCTGCGCCGCTTGCGCGGGCAAATCCTGGGCTGGGGCAGCGGCCTGGCCCTCTACGGCCTGGCGATGGGGGCGATGTACGACACCGTCCAGAACATGACCGGCTTGCAGGAGATGCTGGCCGGCTACCCGCCCGAACTGGCCGCCTTCTTCGGCGATCTGGCGAACTTCAACACCCCGGCCGGCTACTTCGGCACCTACTACAGCAGCTACATGCCGCTCATCATCGGCATCTTCGCCGTGGCCGCCGCCGCCGGGCTGCTGGCCGGCGACGAAGAGCGCGGCACGCTCGACCTGACCCTGGCCTATCCCGTCGGCCGTACGGCGCTGTTCTGGGGCCGCTGGCTGGGGTTTGTCGTCGCCGCGGCGCTGGTCATGTTCATCGGTTACCTCGGCTGGGCGGTCACGTTGCCGCTGACCGGCATGGAGGTGACCTTTGCCGCCCTGCTGGGGGCGCACCTGCCCATCCTGGCCCTGTTGCTGCTGTTCGGCGGGCTGTCGCTGCTGCTCAGTATGATCCTGCCTTCGGCCCGGCTGGCGATGACGGTGGCCGGCGGGCTGCTGGCGGCCAACTTCCTGCTCGTCGGGCTGGCGAATCTGAACGAGGCCCTGCGGCCGATCATGGATCTGACGCCGTTCGCCTTCTTCCAGGCGGGCGAGGCGCTCACCGATCTGAACTGGGGCTGGATCGTCGGGCTGACGGCCGTAGCCTTTCTGTTGGCGGCCGGGGCCTGGCTGCTCTTTCGGCGGCGCGACATCCGCGTCGGTGGGGAGCGCGGTTGGACGTGGCGGAGAAGAGAATCCACAGATTTCACAGATTTCACTGATTGA
- a CDS encoding ABC transporter ATP-binding protein, with amino-acid sequence MTADPAISLHGLTKSYGRIPALRGVDLEVQRGEIFGFLGPNGAGKTTTIRCLLDLIRPDGGTARVLGLDPQADAAAVRRRVAYLPGELSLEANLTAEGILRYLAELRGAAVGFERVRELAGRLHLDLRTPIKNMSKGNKQKVGVVQAFMAPAELLLLDEPTSGLDPLMQQEVYRLVREARDGGATVFFSSHIIAEVEAIAERVAIIRDGRIAGVLDPRELVALGKRRVRLRLRQPLPDGALAGVLGATQIERDGATVTLEIEGEMDALIKALGAYTVIDLETERPSLEELFLTLYR; translated from the coding sequence ATGACCGCTGATCCAGCCATCTCCCTCCACGGCCTCACCAAATCCTACGGCCGCATCCCCGCCCTACGCGGCGTCGATCTGGAAGTGCAACGGGGCGAAATCTTCGGCTTCCTCGGTCCCAACGGCGCGGGCAAGACGACGACCATCCGCTGCCTGCTCGATCTCATCCGGCCCGACGGCGGCACGGCCCGCGTGCTGGGCCTCGACCCGCAGGCCGACGCGGCCGCCGTGCGGCGGCGCGTGGCCTATCTGCCGGGCGAGTTGAGCCTGGAGGCCAACCTGACCGCCGAGGGCATCCTGCGCTATCTGGCCGAATTGCGCGGCGCGGCCGTCGGCTTCGAGCGCGTCCGCGAATTGGCCGGCCGCCTCCATCTTGACCTGCGCACGCCGATCAAGAATATGTCCAAGGGCAACAAGCAGAAGGTCGGCGTGGTGCAGGCGTTCATGGCCCCGGCCGAACTGCTGCTGCTCGACGAGCCGACCAGCGGCCTGGACCCGCTGATGCAGCAGGAGGTCTACCGGCTGGTGCGCGAGGCCCGCGACGGCGGGGCGACGGTCTTCTTCTCGTCCCACATCATCGCCGAGGTGGAGGCCATCGCCGAACGCGTGGCGATCATCCGCGACGGCCGCATCGCCGGCGTCCTCGACCCGCGCGAATTGGTCGCCCTGGGCAAGCGGCGGGTGCGCCTGCGCCTGCGCCAGCCGCTGCCCGACGGGGCGCTGGCCGGCGTATTGGGCGCGACCCAGATCGAACGCGACGGCGCGACGGTGACGCTGGAGATCGAGGGGGAGATGGACGCGCTGATCAAGGCCCTGGGGGCGTATACGGTCATCGATCTGGAGACGGAGCGGCCGTCTTTAGAGGAGTTGTTTTTAACGCTCTATCGTTAG
- a CDS encoding DUF433 domain-containing protein: MTATATLDGLIVHDPLLHNGRPILAGTATSVRAIAALYKLGLGPEEIAGELPLTLAQVYAALTYYHLHSEEIETDLAADSEERLIAEYGDFINDR, from the coding sequence ATGACCGCTACCGCCACTCTGGATGGCCTCATCGTTCACGATCCACTCCTGCACAACGGGCGGCCGATTCTCGCCGGCACCGCTACCTCAGTCCGCGCCATTGCCGCCCTGTACAAACTTGGCCTAGGCCCGGAAGAAATCGCCGGTGAATTGCCGCTAACCCTCGCCCAGGTTTACGCCGCCCTCACGTATTACCATCTGCATTCGGAAGAGATCGAGACTGACCTGGCGGCCGATTCCGAAGAGCGCCTGATCGCTGAATACGGCGACTTCATCAATGACCGCTGA
- a CDS encoding CoA-binding protein → MTDPQAETIHHILTTYRTVAVVGFSDRDRRKAAFYAPAYLKGHGYTILPINPRLTTGLNRPAYPTLADAPGPIDVALIYAAGERVGPLVDEAIAAGAKAVWLPIGVVDEAAAARARAAGLLVVMDRCMMVEHKHLDVV, encoded by the coding sequence ATGACCGACCCCCAAGCCGAAACAATCCACCACATCCTGACCACCTACCGCACCGTCGCCGTCGTCGGCTTCTCAGACCGCGACCGGCGCAAGGCGGCGTTCTATGCCCCGGCCTATCTGAAGGGCCACGGCTATACCATCCTGCCCATCAACCCGCGGCTGACGACGGGCCTCAACCGCCCGGCCTACCCGACGCTGGCTGATGCCCCCGGCCCCATCGACGTGGCCCTAATCTACGCCGCCGGCGAGCGCGTCGGGCCGTTGGTCGATGAGGCCATCGCCGCCGGAGCCAAAGCGGTGTGGCTGCCCATCGGCGTGGTCGACGAGGCCGCCGCCGCCCGCGCCCGCGCCGCCGGGCTGTTGGTGGTCATGGACCGGTGTATGATGGTGGAGCATAAGCATTTGGATGTGGTATAA
- a CDS encoding nitronate monooxygenase has protein sequence MEILEPIRLIQGGMGVYVSNWRLARAVAQQRPGETAGTVSGTALDVVYVRLLQLGDPGGHARRALRALDETFGVTIGRAICDRYFIEGGKAPGARFRSAPMHIVHAADDRRDFPMPNGAPVTVPFKLEDANIELLIATGFAEVWLAKEGHSGKVFINFLNKIELPLIYVLYGAMLAGVDGVVVGAGNPEGLPALSRQLANHAAVGHKISLLYRETGEDFVLAFDPQQVADGGFTARPLATPAFLAIVSLEDLVKVLAESNSAPPDGFIIEHHTAGGHNANPAGPMVRDTLGQPIYGARDEADLAAIRAVGIPFWLAGGYGSGPGLQTALDAGANGVQAGTVFALAEESGMKPEYRTAILTAIKSGTADADLVRTTTFSPTGFAFKVVQLQDTLADDDVYNDRARICDIGILQQRGFNKPDEQGQRTLFQRCPAGPVATYVDKRGLANNTDERRCLCNGLLACVGLGQVKEIRGELVEEPAIVTLGNHLDGVRRLSRQGQTGYHVEDVVADILG, from the coding sequence ATGGAAATCCTTGAACCCATCAGGCTCATTCAGGGTGGAATGGGAGTGTACGTGTCCAATTGGCGGCTGGCCCGCGCCGTGGCCCAGCAACGACCGGGCGAGACGGCCGGCACGGTGTCGGGCACGGCGCTCGATGTCGTCTACGTGCGGCTGCTGCAATTGGGCGACCCCGGCGGCCATGCCCGGCGGGCGCTGCGGGCGCTCGACGAGACCTTTGGCGTCACCATCGGCCGCGCCATCTGCGACCGCTATTTCATCGAAGGCGGCAAAGCGCCCGGCGCCCGCTTTCGCAGCGCCCCCATGCACATTGTCCACGCCGCCGACGACCGGCGGGACTTCCCCATGCCCAACGGCGCGCCCGTGACGGTGCCGTTCAAATTGGAAGACGCCAATATTGAACTGCTGATCGCCACCGGCTTTGCCGAGGTCTGGCTGGCTAAGGAAGGGCATTCCGGCAAGGTATTCATCAACTTTCTCAACAAGATCGAGTTGCCGCTGATCTACGTCCTCTATGGGGCCATGCTGGCCGGGGTGGACGGCGTCGTCGTCGGCGCGGGTAATCCGGAGGGGCTGCCGGCCCTGTCGCGGCAATTGGCGAATCATGCCGCCGTGGGCCACAAAATCTCGTTGCTATACCGCGAAACCGGCGAAGATTTCGTGCTGGCCTTCGATCCGCAGCAGGTGGCGGACGGCGGCTTCACCGCGCGGCCGTTGGCGACCCCGGCCTTTCTGGCGATTGTGTCGCTGGAAGATCTGGTGAAAGTCCTGGCCGAGAGCAACAGCGCCCCGCCCGATGGCTTCATCATTGAGCACCACACCGCCGGCGGCCACAACGCCAACCCGGCCGGGCCGATGGTCAGGGACACGCTGGGCCAACCCATCTATGGCGCGCGGGATGAGGCCGATCTGGCGGCCATTCGCGCCGTGGGCATTCCCTTCTGGCTGGCCGGCGGCTATGGCAGCGGCCCCGGCCTACAGACGGCGTTGGACGCCGGGGCCAACGGCGTGCAGGCCGGCACCGTCTTCGCCCTGGCCGAAGAGTCGGGCATGAAGCCGGAGTATCGCACGGCCATCCTGACGGCGATCAAGAGCGGCACGGCCGACGCCGACCTGGTGCGTACGACGACCTTCTCGCCCACCGGCTTTGCCTTCAAGGTCGTGCAACTCCAGGACACGCTGGCCGATGACGACGTCTACAACGACCGGGCGCGCATCTGCGACATCGGCATCTTGCAGCAGCGCGGCTTCAACAAGCCGGACGAACAGGGCCAGCGCACGCTCTTTCAGCGCTGCCCGGCCGGCCCGGTCGCCACCTACGTCGATAAGCGCGGGCTGGCGAACAACACCGATGAGCGGCGCTGTCTGTGCAATGGCTTGCTGGCCTGCGTCGGGCTGGGGCAGGTGAAGGAGATTCGGGGCGAGCTGGTGGAGGAACCGGCCATCGTGACCCTGGGCAACCATCTCGACGGGGTGCGCCGCCTCTCCCGCCAGGGGCAGACGGGTTATCACGTGGAGGATGTGGTGGCGGATATTTTGGGGTAG
- a CDS encoding type II toxin-antitoxin system Phd/YefM family antitoxin: MPKTVSVSEAKNQLSALMDWAVETGDEVVITRRGEPRAVIISYSTYQEYLAFREQARRQVES; the protein is encoded by the coding sequence ATGCCAAAAACCGTTTCGGTCAGTGAGGCCAAAAACCAATTGAGCGCCCTGATGGATTGGGCGGTGGAGACCGGCGATGAAGTCGTCATCACCCGCCGGGGTGAGCCAAGGGCCGTGATCATCTCGTACAGCACGTACCAGGAATATCTGGCGTTCAGGGAGCAGGCCCGCCGTCAGGTTGAATCCTGA
- a CDS encoding parallel beta-helix domain-containing protein gives MRKVLKIIAILIAAIVALLLLAFATAAAVPAIQDPPIDMDNHGAGSSSVAPATSGLLREFPPTTETADNPTTPERVALGRLLFFDPLLSQNDDVACATCHHPDLGFGDGRATSVGMSGVALPRNALTLWNVAFAQSLFWDGRAASLEDQALVPLTHADEMGVGDTADMAGDLAAIPEYVTLFDAAFGGGAGGVSPENVGRALAAFQRTLISDDAPFDRYAAGDFDALTPQQRRGLALFRSGATRCFECHGAPTFASDTFRVTGVDSDDPGRAAVVDDGVAGAFKVPTLRNIVLTAPYMHNGSMATLAEVIDFYAAGGGRAHGFAQVDVFVNPFDLNDQERADLIAFLYALTDESGLPEIPAAVPSGLPVVGRVDNPTRAEVALHNTVSSIAATTTGRPPQTITVQPGETIQTAVDRARPGDTIEIAYGVYHERVVVDMSDITLRGVPNATGEFPILDGENRLPEGVIASGNNFTVGNLVTRNFTDNGVLVEGATGVHFHDIVAENTGTYGIYPVRSTDVVIERVTVSGVNDAGIYAGQSENVTVRDSTAFGNVIGIELENTLGGEVYNNHLHDNSNGILLVLLPQLTSKISSGARVFDNMVENNNLANFAPEDATARIVPPGTGILIIGSDNNEVFHNTITGNKTAGIAIFSLTGTGAFNANELDVGPLAEGNWVYDNTFSNNGFDPDPAVAELGIPAGDILWETTGANNRFDESGATSFPPLLPGDNWPEFVRNAYGNTWRVLLSLLG, from the coding sequence ATGCGCAAGGTGCTCAAAATCATCGCTATCCTCATCGCCGCCATTGTGGCCTTGTTACTGCTGGCCTTCGCCACGGCCGCCGCCGTGCCGGCCATCCAGGACCCGCCCATCGACATGGACAATCACGGCGCGGGTTCCAGCAGCGTGGCCCCGGCCACCTCCGGCCTGCTGCGCGAGTTTCCGCCCACGACCGAAACGGCCGACAACCCGACCACGCCGGAGCGCGTGGCCCTGGGCCGGCTGCTCTTCTTCGACCCGCTGCTGTCGCAAAACGACGACGTGGCCTGCGCCACCTGCCACCATCCCGACCTGGGCTTCGGCGACGGCCGGGCGACGAGCGTGGGCATGAGCGGCGTGGCCCTGCCGCGCAACGCCCTGACCCTGTGGAACGTGGCCTTTGCCCAGAGCCTGTTCTGGGACGGGCGCGCCGCGTCGCTGGAAGACCAGGCCCTCGTGCCTCTGACCCACGCCGATGAGATGGGCGTGGGCGACACGGCCGACATGGCCGGCGACCTGGCCGCGATCCCGGAGTACGTGACCCTGTTCGACGCGGCTTTCGGCGGCGGGGCGGGCGGGGTGTCGCCGGAGAACGTCGGCCGCGCCCTGGCCGCCTTCCAGCGCACGCTGATCAGTGACGACGCGCCCTTCGACCGCTACGCCGCCGGCGATTTCGACGCCCTGACGCCCCAACAGCGGCGCGGGCTGGCCCTGTTCCGCTCCGGGGCCACGCGCTGCTTCGAGTGCCACGGCGCGCCGACCTTCGCGTCCGACACCTTCCGCGTCACCGGCGTGGACAGCGACGATCCCGGCCGGGCGGCGGTGGTCGATGACGGCGTGGCCGGGGCCTTCAAAGTGCCCACCCTGCGCAATATCGTCCTGACCGCGCCCTACATGCACAACGGCTCGATGGCGACGCTGGCCGAGGTGATCGACTTCTACGCCGCGGGCGGCGGTCGGGCGCATGGCTTTGCCCAGGTGGACGTGTTCGTGAACCCGTTCGATCTCAATGACCAGGAGCGGGCCGACCTGATCGCCTTCCTTTATGCTCTGACCGATGAGAGCGGCCTGCCGGAGATACCCGCGGCCGTGCCCTCCGGCCTGCCCGTTGTCGGTCGGGTTGACAACCCGACCCGCGCCGAGGTCGCTTTACATAACACGGTATCCAGCATTGCCGCAACCACGACCGGACGCCCGCCCCAGACCATCACCGTTCAGCCCGGCGAAACCATCCAGACCGCCGTCGACCGCGCCCGGCCCGGCGACACCATCGAAATCGCCTATGGCGTCTACCATGAGCGGGTCGTGGTGGACATGAGCGACATCACTCTGCGCGGCGTGCCCAACGCGACGGGCGAATTCCCCATCCTGGACGGCGAGAACCGGCTGCCCGAGGGCGTCATCGCCAGCGGCAACAATTTCACCGTCGGCAATCTGGTGACGCGCAACTTCACCGACAACGGCGTATTGGTCGAGGGGGCCACCGGCGTCCATTTCCACGACATCGTGGCCGAAAACACCGGCACCTACGGCATCTATCCCGTGCGCAGCACCGACGTGGTCATCGAGCGGGTGACGGTCAGCGGGGTCAACGACGCCGGCATCTACGCCGGGCAGAGCGAAAACGTCACCGTGCGCGACTCGACGGCCTTCGGCAACGTCATCGGCATCGAACTGGAGAACACGCTGGGCGGCGAGGTCTATAACAACCATCTGCATGATAACAGCAACGGCATCCTGCTGGTGCTGCTGCCGCAACTGACGTCGAAGATCTCGTCCGGGGCGCGGGTCTTTGACAATATGGTGGAGAACAACAATCTGGCTAACTTCGCGCCGGAGGACGCCACGGCCCGCATCGTGCCGCCGGGGACGGGCATCCTGATCATCGGCTCCGACAACAACGAGGTGTTCCACAACACCATCACCGGCAACAAGACGGCCGGCATCGCCATCTTCAGCCTGACCGGCACCGGCGCGTTCAACGCCAACGAACTGGACGTGGGGCCGCTGGCCGAGGGCAACTGGGTCTATGACAACACCTTCAGCAACAACGGCTTCGACCCCGATCCGGCGGTGGCCGAGCTGGGCATTCCCGCCGGCGACATCCTGTGGGAGACGACGGGGGCCAATAACCGCTTCGACGAGAGCGGGGCGACGAGCTTCCCGCCGCTGTTGCCGGGCGACAATTGGCCCGAATTCGTGCGCAACGCCTATGGCAATACGTGGCGGGTGCTGCTGAGTCTGCTGGGCTAG